TTACCTCCTTTTGGTAATCTGAATGTATTTTTTAACAAACGCTTGATCAAAAATTCATAGAACCATCCTTTTGTTCCATAAACGTCTCCAAAATGTACTACTGAAAAATCAATTCCTAGTTCTTTACAATTTTTCTCTAAAAATTCTTGTGCTTTTAATCTAGTTTTTACAAATTCTGTATTGGGTGAATATGGAAAAGTTTCATCAACAATCTTGTCTCCTGTTTCACCGTACACTCCCATGCCTGAAACATACAAAAATGATTTTGTGTTGTTATTTATGGCATTAAAGAGATTTTTGGTGCCTTCAAGATTCACATTTTGCAATGTTTTTTTATTTTTTTCTAGTGGTGTATGCGATGCCAAATGAAAAACACAATCGTATTTTGCATCTCCTAACTTCATATTTTTGTCAGTTATGTCTCCTGTGATCGTTTTTGATTTGGGGTTTCCTGTCTTTCCTTTTCTGATTAATGATTCCACATGATGTTGTTTTTTTAATAATTCTTCAACTAGATGTGACCCGATAAAACCTGTGGCTCCTGTAACTAAAATTGACTTACTCATATGTTGTTTTGTTTGTTCTATGGTATTATTGTATTTGTGTAATGCTTTGCTGACATTTTCTTTTCAAAAATTATATTCAACCTCTAAGTTTTGTTTTACATGGAACGTGATTCATACAGTGACGATGAAATTCGAGATATTTTTACATTAAAAAAAGTAGCTGTAGTGGGTATGTCTAAACACGAAAACAAAGCTGCCCATTATGTACCTAAATATTTGTCTGATAATGGATATGAAATAACACCTGTTAACCCTACTACCAATGAAATCTTAGGTAGAAAATGCTATGAAAAAGTATCTGATATTGATGATGATATTGACATAGTAGATGTTTTTAGACCCTCTGATCAAGTATTGCCTGTTGTTCAAGAAGCTTTAAAGAAAAAACCTAAGGTGATATG
Above is a window of Nitrosopumilus sp. K4 DNA encoding:
- a CDS encoding NAD(P)-dependent oxidoreductase translates to MSKSILVTGATGFIGSHLVEELLKKQHHVESLIRKGKTGNPKSKTITGDITDKNMKLGDAKYDCVFHLASHTPLEKNKKTLQNVNLEGTKNLFNAINNNTKSFLYVSGMGVYGETGDKIVDETFPYSPNTEFVKTRLKAQEFLEKNCKELGIDFSVVHFGDVYGTKGWFYEFLIKRLLKNTFRLPKGGKYYKCFVHIDDAVGSLISILENNRFNERFNVVDSTHTKFNDFVNYTADSIGIKHPGNVPTFLVKALLGSDLTKLLTTSIKASNKKISEIYQFKFPSYETGVTDIISELKKKGMLATSKR
- a CDS encoding CoA-binding protein, giving the protein MERDSYSDDEIRDIFTLKKVAVVGMSKHENKAAHYVPKYLSDNGYEITPVNPTTNEILGRKCYEKVSDIDDDIDIVDVFRPSDQVLPVVQEALKKKPKVIWLQEGIHNPEAEELARKQGVKIVFNRCMLAEHQRLF